In the genome of Flavobacterium panacagri, one region contains:
- a CDS encoding aldose epimerase family protein, which translates to MEIKHISHLKDTHNCKLFGLMPDKEEIYSFELVNKNGMKVQIINYGATVTSIQIPLNGKLTDVVLGFNNLESYLESYNLPSAPYFGTTVGRYAGRIHKATFSLNDKKFQLDGNNNGNTLHGGTMGFGRKAWSVTDAKTGENPSITFGLLSQHLDENFPGEMTVYLTYTLTEENELKLEYKATSTEDTIINLTHHSYFNLDGHDGNVLEQQMFIKSAKMLETNSDNIPTGDFTDLTDHDFDFRAPKNCPFPIDNSFVVNSETEIVAQLISLKNKLRMNVYTDQPSVHIYVGGNCFGKLKGKENVDYNAQSGICFETQNFPDAPNQAHFPNAVLKKGEEYAQKTVYKFENLN; encoded by the coding sequence ATGGAAATAAAACACATATCTCATTTAAAAGACACTCATAATTGCAAATTGTTTGGTTTAATGCCTGATAAAGAAGAAATTTATTCATTTGAATTAGTGAATAAAAACGGAATGAAAGTTCAAATCATCAATTATGGTGCAACTGTAACTTCAATCCAGATTCCTTTGAACGGAAAATTAACCGATGTTGTATTAGGGTTTAATAATCTGGAATCGTATTTAGAATCGTATAATTTACCAAGTGCTCCTTATTTTGGAACAACGGTTGGACGTTACGCCGGTCGTATTCATAAAGCCACTTTTAGTCTGAACGATAAAAAATTTCAGCTTGATGGAAACAATAATGGAAATACGCTTCACGGCGGAACAATGGGATTTGGAAGAAAAGCTTGGAGTGTGACCGATGCAAAAACTGGCGAAAATCCATCTATTACTTTTGGTCTTTTGAGCCAACATTTAGACGAAAATTTCCCTGGCGAAATGACGGTTTACTTAACTTATACTTTGACAGAAGAAAACGAATTAAAATTAGAATATAAAGCAACTTCAACAGAAGACACGATTATTAATTTAACGCATCACAGTTATTTTAATCTTGACGGACATGATGGAAATGTTTTAGAACAGCAGATGTTTATCAAATCGGCTAAAATGCTGGAAACAAATTCAGATAATATTCCAACAGGAGATTTTACCGATTTAACTGATCATGATTTTGATTTTAGAGCTCCTAAAAACTGTCCATTTCCAATTGACAATTCTTTTGTAGTCAATTCTGAAACGGAAATCGTAGCACAATTAATCAGTTTAAAAAATAAACTTCGAATGAATGTTTATACCGATCAGCCAAGTGTACATATATATGTAGGCGGGAATTGTTTTGGAAAACTAAAAGGAAAAGAAAACGTCGATTACAATGCACAAAGCGGCATTTGTTTTGAAACACAAAATTTTCCAGATGCGCCAAATCAGGCACATTTTCCAAATGCTGTTTTGAAAAAAGGCGAAGAATATGCTCAAAAAACAGTATACAAATTTGAAAACTTAAACTAA
- a CDS encoding SusC/RagA family TonB-linked outer membrane protein, with amino-acid sequence MRTKQQLVLYCNFLLPKTQWILAVLMLLFSVNQMSAQGKTINGVVTSAQDNLPLPGVNIMIKGTKTVASTGFDGEYSINASSGDVLVFSFIGFQNKEIVVGSQSKIDVSLGEDTNKLNEVVVIGYGTQKKSDLTGSVSVVNLESAKKVVTYDAAKMLQGQVPGVTVQSSGEPGGFVNVKIRGITSFSNNNPLFVIDGIMVDSPYDFAPGEIESMQVLKDASSAAIYGVRGANGVVIITTKKGKAGKMDVKFKSIVGLQNVAKKWDVTDRVGYQKITSEAERNRDIRAGVPVSIAPGNDPTSPYYISNVNTDWQKESFQTGVVQNQALTFTGGAESIAYSFNVDYFKNTSYIKTPQDYERLSTNLNLNGKKGKFKYGAKIAYTQSDKEIFNEYNAGQTVVSDILGAVPTMPVYDSNRLGGYGGTDNLTQRAISMNPIGYNNLIDNNGKRNRFIGDVWGEIEIVKGLKYKLDVSYDRTDWENRKFIPPSDLGWYYITTNDEASLDVETGNELRTFLNNLLTYEVTLGKHKFDALAGWIQEKRDYHRYNMRGVGYTPGEIPMLQYADARNASEYKFTITGVSYISRLNYSFDDRYLVQANFRQDKTSLFSEKNNSANFYSFSGGWKISNEKFWTLPEWISNIKLRGGYGTLGNNTISQYFFASTVNSFAGYDFNNELAPGTTVVAALDPNVKWEKSINSNVGIELGFLNNDLQFTAEYFIKKSDDLLLGVPLPFSTGAFPASVTTNAGSMKNTGVEFTAAYSNHHHKFKYDISANFGTLKNEVTKIGVNGNPIYGAVSKTEVGRSVGEMFAWEAIGIFQNAAEVAASPTQTGAAPGDIKFRDVNGDGIITDADRTFQGVTIPKYGFGFNFSASYSNFDFSMFWQGAGGNKVFNAMYRNLMIGQYTNHHTDELNYWTPTNTNTNVPAPVIGDPNGNSRDSNRFIESGDYVKLQTMEIGYNIPLKDKFIQKAKVYLNGQNLLIISKYKGYDPDFNSDGLISRGYDAGSFPNPRTISLGVEVSF; translated from the coding sequence ATGAGAACTAAGCAACAATTAGTTTTGTATTGCAATTTTCTATTGCCAAAAACACAATGGATTTTAGCAGTTTTAATGCTGTTATTTTCAGTTAATCAAATGTCGGCTCAGGGCAAAACGATTAACGGAGTTGTTACATCTGCGCAGGACAATTTGCCTCTTCCAGGTGTAAACATTATGATTAAAGGAACCAAAACAGTGGCCTCAACTGGATTCGATGGAGAATACTCGATTAATGCATCTTCTGGAGATGTTTTAGTCTTTTCATTTATAGGATTTCAAAACAAAGAGATAGTCGTAGGAAGTCAATCCAAAATAGACGTTTCTTTGGGAGAAGACACTAATAAATTGAACGAAGTAGTAGTAATTGGTTACGGAACTCAAAAGAAATCAGACTTAACTGGTTCTGTGAGCGTTGTAAATTTAGAATCGGCAAAAAAGGTAGTTACCTATGACGCAGCAAAAATGCTTCAAGGTCAGGTTCCGGGAGTTACGGTGCAGTCATCAGGAGAGCCTGGAGGCTTTGTAAATGTGAAAATTAGAGGTATAACTTCGTTTAGCAATAATAATCCACTTTTTGTGATTGATGGAATTATGGTCGATTCACCTTATGATTTTGCTCCAGGAGAAATAGAATCGATGCAAGTTCTTAAAGACGCTTCTTCGGCAGCGATTTATGGTGTGCGTGGTGCAAATGGAGTTGTAATTATTACTACTAAAAAAGGTAAGGCTGGAAAAATGGACGTTAAATTCAAGTCTATTGTTGGTCTTCAAAATGTAGCTAAAAAATGGGATGTTACCGATCGTGTAGGATATCAAAAAATTACCAGCGAAGCAGAACGTAACAGAGACATTAGAGCAGGAGTTCCAGTAAGCATTGCTCCAGGAAATGATCCAACAAGCCCTTATTATATTTCAAATGTTAATACAGATTGGCAGAAAGAATCTTTCCAAACTGGTGTTGTACAAAATCAAGCTTTAACATTTACTGGAGGTGCAGAAAGTATAGCTTACAGTTTTAATGTTGATTACTTTAAAAATACAAGTTACATTAAAACGCCTCAGGACTATGAGAGATTATCAACCAACTTAAATTTAAATGGTAAAAAAGGAAAATTTAAGTATGGTGCAAAAATAGCTTATACACAATCTGATAAGGAGATTTTTAATGAATATAATGCTGGGCAGACTGTTGTCAGCGATATTTTAGGTGCAGTCCCTACTATGCCAGTTTACGATTCAAACAGACTAGGTGGTTATGGAGGTACAGATAACCTGACGCAGAGAGCTATTTCTATGAATCCAATTGGATACAATAATCTGATTGATAACAATGGGAAAAGAAACCGTTTCATAGGAGATGTATGGGGAGAAATTGAAATAGTGAAAGGACTTAAATACAAATTGGATGTAAGTTATGACAGAACAGACTGGGAAAACAGAAAATTTATTCCGCCAAGTGATTTAGGCTGGTATTATATTACAACAAATGATGAAGCGTCTTTGGATGTTGAGACTGGAAATGAGTTAAGAACGTTTTTGAACAATCTATTGACTTATGAAGTTACTCTTGGCAAGCACAAATTTGATGCTCTTGCAGGTTGGATTCAAGAAAAAAGAGACTATCATAGGTATAATATGAGAGGTGTAGGTTACACTCCAGGGGAAATACCAATGCTTCAATATGCTGATGCCAGAAATGCGTCGGAGTATAAATTTACGATTACTGGAGTATCTTATATTAGCAGATTAAATTATTCTTTTGATGACAGATATTTAGTGCAGGCTAACTTTAGACAAGACAAAACGTCTCTTTTCAGCGAAAAAAATAATTCGGCAAATTTTTATTCTTTTTCAGGAGGATGGAAAATCAGCAATGAGAAATTTTGGACATTGCCAGAGTGGATAAGCAACATTAAACTTAGAGGAGGTTACGGTACATTAGGGAACAATACCATTTCTCAATATTTCTTCGCCTCAACAGTAAACAGTTTTGCGGGTTACGATTTTAATAATGAGCTTGCTCCAGGAACAACTGTAGTAGCAGCGCTTGATCCTAATGTAAAATGGGAAAAATCGATAAACTCAAATGTTGGTATAGAATTAGGTTTCTTAAACAATGATTTACAGTTTACAGCAGAATATTTCATTAAAAAATCGGATGATTTATTATTAGGCGTGCCGCTTCCTTTTTCAACAGGTGCATTTCCGGCAAGTGTGACAACAAATGCGGGATCAATGAAAAATACTGGGGTAGAGTTTACAGCAGCTTACAGCAATCATCATCATAAATTCAAATATGATATTTCAGCCAACTTTGGAACACTTAAAAATGAAGTGACTAAAATTGGTGTAAACGGAAATCCTATTTATGGCGCAGTTTCTAAAACAGAAGTAGGAAGATCTGTTGGTGAAATGTTTGCTTGGGAAGCAATTGGAATTTTCCAAAATGCGGCTGAGGTAGCGGCTTCGCCAACACAAACAGGTGCAGCTCCGGGAGATATTAAATTTAGAGATGTAAATGGAGATGGAATCATTACAGATGCCGATAGAACTTTCCAAGGAGTAACAATTCCTAAATATGGTTTCGGATTTAATTTCAGCGCTTCTTATTCCAACTTTGATTTTTCAATGTTTTGGCAGGGAGCAGGCGGTAACAAAGTATTTAATGCAATGTACCGAAATTTAATGATTGGTCAATATACGAACCATCATACAGACGAACTGAACTATTGGACACCAACCAATACGAATACAAATGTTCCTGCTCCGGTTATTGGAGATCCAAACGGAAACAGCAGAGACTCTAACAGATTTATCGAAAGCGGTGATTATGTGAAACTGCAAACTATGGAAATTGGCTATAACATTCCGCTGAAAGATAAATTTATTCAAAAAGCAAAGGTTTACCTGAATGGTCAAAATCTGCTGATTATTTCTAAATACAAAGGATATGATCCAGATTTTAATAGCGACGGATTAATCTCGAGAGGATATGATGCAGGATCTTTCCCAAATCCGAGAACAATTTCTTTAGGAGTAGAAGTAAGCTTCTAA
- a CDS encoding sodium/sugar symporter → MNQNLAFADYAVFIIYFIVVSVYGYTVYRKRKQDEQDAKAYFLAEGNLTWWAIGASLIASNISAEQFIGMSGEGFFLGIAVAAYEWLAAIALIIVAVWFIPVYLKNKIYTMPQFLKTRYNESTALIMAVFWLFLYVFVNLTSILYLGAVAINGLAGGEYLHAIMIGLAVFALFISLGGMKVVAYTDVIQVAVLIIGGLVTSYIALTTVGQYFGVGENAIAGFKVLMREAPEHFKMIIPKPTATSTQLEIDKYLTFPGLLSYAAGIWIINLNYWGCNQYITQRALGADLQTARTGILFAGMLKLLMPLIVMLPGIAAYVLYTNGHLPQLVGGKDGAYSAVLTFLPTGLKGLSVAALTAAIVASLAGKVNSISTIYTLDIHKKYIQKEAGEKQQVNIGRLAVFAAMLLAVLFTWNDVLGIGGVGGFTYIQKYTGFISPGVFAMFFLGMFWKRTTGTAAIVGVILGFLLSVLFNEYAPALFGPDTFLYTAYPNGKGAFEIPFHICMGLSFLFTMIAMILISFAGPKVNPKAFETEPGMFKVQPQTTVLIVITLLIIVALYVKFW, encoded by the coding sequence ATGAACCAAAACCTCGCTTTCGCAGATTATGCGGTTTTTATTATCTATTTTATCGTAGTCTCTGTCTACGGTTACACGGTTTATCGCAAACGTAAACAAGACGAACAAGATGCTAAAGCTTACTTTTTGGCTGAAGGAAATTTAACATGGTGGGCAATTGGAGCTTCTCTTATTGCTTCTAACATCTCTGCAGAACAATTCATCGGAATGAGTGGTGAAGGTTTCTTCTTAGGAATTGCTGTTGCTGCTTACGAATGGCTTGCTGCTATTGCACTTATTATTGTGGCTGTATGGTTTATTCCTGTATATCTTAAAAACAAGATTTACACGATGCCTCAGTTCTTAAAAACACGTTACAACGAATCTACTGCATTGATTATGGCAGTTTTCTGGTTGTTCTTATACGTTTTTGTAAACTTGACTTCTATCTTATACTTAGGAGCAGTTGCAATTAATGGTCTTGCTGGAGGAGAATATCTTCACGCTATTATGATTGGATTAGCTGTTTTTGCTTTATTTATTTCTCTTGGAGGAATGAAAGTTGTAGCTTATACAGACGTTATTCAGGTTGCTGTATTAATCATTGGAGGTTTGGTAACTTCTTATATTGCATTGACAACTGTTGGTCAATATTTTGGTGTGGGAGAAAATGCAATCGCTGGTTTCAAAGTTTTAATGAGAGAAGCGCCTGAGCATTTCAAAATGATTATTCCAAAACCAACTGCGACTTCTACTCAGCTTGAAATCGATAAATATTTAACTTTCCCTGGATTGTTATCTTACGCGGCTGGTATCTGGATCATCAACTTAAACTACTGGGGATGTAACCAATACATTACACAAAGAGCACTTGGTGCTGACTTACAAACGGCTCGTACAGGAATTTTATTCGCTGGTATGTTAAAATTATTAATGCCACTTATCGTAATGCTTCCTGGTATTGCTGCTTACGTTTTATACACAAACGGACATTTACCTCAATTAGTTGGAGGAAAAGATGGTGCTTATTCTGCTGTTTTAACCTTCCTTCCAACTGGATTAAAAGGACTTTCTGTTGCGGCTCTTACTGCGGCAATCGTAGCGTCTTTAGCTGGAAAAGTAAACAGTATCTCTACAATCTATACATTAGATATTCATAAAAAATACATTCAAAAAGAAGCTGGCGAAAAACAGCAGGTAAATATTGGTAGACTTGCCGTTTTTGCTGCAATGCTTTTAGCTGTTTTATTTACTTGGAATGACGTTCTAGGAATTGGTGGTGTTGGAGGATTTACTTATATCCAAAAATATACTGGATTTATCAGCCCTGGAGTTTTTGCTATGTTCTTCTTAGGTATGTTCTGGAAAAGAACTACAGGAACAGCGGCGATCGTTGGGGTAATCTTAGGATTCTTATTATCTGTTTTATTCAACGAATACGCTCCAGCTTTATTTGGTCCCGATACATTTTTATACACCGCTTATCCTAACGGGAAAGGAGCTTTCGAAATTCCATTCCACATTTGTATGGGATTATCATTCTTATTCACAATGATTGCGATGATCTTAATAAGTTTCGCTGGTCCAAAAGTAAACCCAAAAGCATTCGAGACAGAACCTGGAATGTTCAAAGTACAGCCGCAGACTACGGTCTTAATCGTAATTACATTACTGATTATCGTGGCTCTTTATGTTAAGTTCTGGTAA
- a CDS encoding UDP-glucose--hexose-1-phosphate uridylyltransferase: protein MKNFDINEDPHRRFNPLINEWVLVSPHRAKRPWQGQNETISTEELPKYDPTCYLCPGNVRANGVNNPAYESSFVFENDFAAMKQEEIIFEDDIKHTFFKAKPEQGISRVVCFSPRHDLTLPEMEIADIENIIKTWQKEYTDLGNIKFINHVQIFENKGSVMGCSNPHPHGQIWAQSSLPTQVEKTQNSLKSYYDKNKKTLLEDYVQAELRVGDRIVIENDHFVALVPFWAIWPYETMIVSKRAVNKITNFTEEESTAFAKILKQLTTKYDNLFSTSFPYSSGIHQSPTDGLEHPEWHFHMHFYPPLLRSATVKKFMVGYEMMGESQRDITPEKSAEILRQQSEVHYKNLIKV from the coding sequence ATGAAAAATTTTGACATTAATGAAGATCCGCACAGACGCTTCAACCCATTAATCAACGAATGGGTATTGGTTTCACCTCACCGTGCAAAACGCCCTTGGCAAGGACAAAACGAAACAATTTCGACAGAAGAACTTCCTAAATACGACCCAACTTGTTATTTGTGTCCAGGAAATGTTCGTGCCAATGGAGTAAATAATCCAGCATACGAAAGCAGTTTTGTTTTTGAAAATGATTTTGCTGCCATGAAACAGGAAGAAATTATTTTTGAAGACGATATCAAGCATACTTTTTTTAAGGCAAAACCAGAACAGGGAATTTCAAGAGTGGTTTGTTTTTCGCCAAGACACGATTTGACTTTACCAGAAATGGAAATTGCCGATATCGAAAATATCATCAAAACCTGGCAGAAAGAATATACTGATTTAGGAAATATTAAATTCATCAACCACGTTCAGATTTTTGAAAATAAAGGAAGTGTAATGGGGTGCAGCAACCCACATCCGCACGGACAAATCTGGGCACAGTCTTCGTTACCTACTCAGGTTGAGAAAACACAAAACAGCTTAAAATCATATTACGATAAAAATAAAAAAACTCTTTTAGAAGATTACGTTCAGGCCGAACTGAGAGTTGGAGATCGTATCGTAATCGAAAATGATCATTTTGTTGCTTTGGTTCCCTTTTGGGCAATTTGGCCTTATGAAACTATGATTGTAAGCAAAAGAGCGGTAAACAAAATTACCAATTTTACGGAGGAAGAAAGTACCGCTTTCGCTAAAATCTTAAAGCAGTTAACTACGAAGTATGATAATTTATTTAGTACTTCTTTTCCATACTCTTCAGGAATCCACCAATCGCCAACCGACGGATTAGAGCATCCTGAATGGCATTTCCACATGCATTTTTATCCGCCGTTGTTAAGATCGGCAACTGTAAAGAAATTCATGGTTGGATATGAAATGATGGGCGAATCACAGCGTGACATAACACCTGAAAAAAGTGCTGAAATTTTAAGACAGCAATCAGAAGTGCATTATAAAAATCTTATAAAAGTGTAA
- a CDS encoding GntR family transcriptional regulator, producing MNIISIQNNIGLPKYKQIILSIEKAIEEGNLVKGDRLPSVNKVCLAFSLSRDTVLLAYDELKKRGIIYAIPGKGYYVKSIEITITQKIFLLFDELNIFKEDIYNSFLKNIGKNVQVDIFFHHFNVQVFKKLINDSNGNYTKYILMPTNLNDIVDSIKTLPVNDVIILDQTNSDLKIFPAIYQNHQKDIYEGLMKGKSRLSKYKKLILIFPGFREPPGMKIGFESFCQDYGFDYEIISDFSNQTIALGDLYIIPHDRDLLLVIENAMARKLKLGEDFGIISYNETPLKKIAANGITTISTHFEMMGKILADMVLKGTKEQIENKSALILRNSL from the coding sequence ATGAACATCATTTCTATCCAAAATAATATTGGTCTTCCAAAATATAAGCAGATAATTCTTTCAATAGAAAAAGCTATTGAAGAAGGAAATTTGGTCAAAGGAGACCGTCTTCCTTCGGTAAATAAAGTCTGTTTGGCGTTTTCTTTGTCGCGTGATACAGTGCTTTTAGCGTACGATGAATTGAAGAAAAGAGGAATTATTTATGCCATTCCTGGCAAGGGATATTATGTTAAAAGCATTGAAATCACTATAACTCAGAAGATTTTCCTGCTTTTTGATGAGTTGAATATTTTTAAAGAAGACATTTATAATTCGTTTCTAAAAAATATTGGAAAGAATGTTCAGGTCGATATTTTCTTTCATCATTTCAATGTTCAGGTTTTTAAAAAACTGATCAATGACAGCAATGGAAATTACACCAAATATATTTTGATGCCGACGAACTTAAACGATATAGTCGATTCGATAAAAACCCTACCAGTGAATGATGTAATAATTTTAGATCAGACGAATTCGGACTTAAAAATATTTCCAGCAATTTATCAAAATCACCAAAAAGATATTTATGAAGGTTTGATGAAAGGCAAATCGCGGTTATCAAAATACAAAAAACTGATTTTGATTTTCCCAGGTTTCAGAGAACCGCCCGGAATGAAAATTGGTTTCGAATCGTTCTGTCAGGATTATGGTTTTGATTACGAAATTATTTCTGATTTCAGCAATCAAACTATCGCTTTGGGAGATTTGTATATTATCCCTCACGATCGTGATCTTCTTTTGGTTATCGAAAATGCGATGGCAAGAAAATTAAAATTAGGAGAAGATTTCGGAATTATCTCTTATAATGAAACACCATTAAAGAAAATTGCTGCAAATGGAATTACCACAATTTCAACCCATTTTGAAATGATGGGAAAAATTCTAGCTGATATGGTCTTGAAAGGAACAAAAGAACAGATCGAAAACAAATCTGCTCTTATATTGAGGAATTCTTTATAA
- a CDS encoding NUDIX hydrolase produces the protein MLNSYSSADKVLLAVDCIIFGFDNEGLKILLIQRDFEPEKGKWSLIGGFLKRDEVLDSAATRILNTYTGLNDIYMEQLYAYSEIDRDPVERTISVSYFALINIENHNAELIQNYHAEWFPINDAPNLIFDHNEMVQNAIKRLRYKTSVKPIGFELLPEKFTMRQLLELYEAILSKELDKRNFISKINSLDILNKLDEKDMQSSRKGSYLYTFNKEKYEEKLQNNFALNL, from the coding sequence ATGTTAAACAGCTATAGTTCTGCCGATAAAGTGTTACTGGCAGTAGACTGCATCATTTTTGGATTTGACAATGAGGGTTTGAAAATCCTTTTAATCCAAAGAGATTTTGAGCCCGAAAAAGGAAAATGGTCCTTGATTGGAGGTTTCTTAAAACGCGACGAAGTTTTAGATAGTGCCGCAACCAGAATCTTAAATACCTATACAGGTCTGAATGATATTTATATGGAGCAGTTATATGCTTACAGCGAAATCGACCGTGATCCTGTTGAAAGAACTATCTCCGTTTCTTATTTTGCTTTGATTAATATCGAAAACCATAATGCAGAATTGATTCAGAATTATCATGCAGAATGGTTCCCGATTAACGATGCGCCAAACTTGATTTTTGACCATAACGAAATGGTTCAAAATGCTATTAAGAGACTTCGCTATAAAACATCTGTAAAACCAATTGGTTTTGAACTGCTACCTGAAAAATTCACGATGCGTCAGCTTTTAGAATTGTATGAAGCGATTTTGAGCAAAGAATTGGATAAACGAAATTTCATCAGCAAAATTAATTCTCTTGATATTTTAAATAAATTAGACGAAAAAGACATGCAGTCTTCTCGAAAAGGTTCTTATTTATACACCTTTAATAAAGAGAAATACGAAGAAAAACTGCAAAATAACTTTGCACTCAATTTATAA
- the galK gene encoding galactokinase — protein sequence MNDILIQNTVAFFEKSFGSSPQKTVLSPGRINIIGEHVDYNDGYVLPAAIDKVICFAFEKNNTNTSKIIAIDLNEEFEIDLTQEVKLSDVVWTNYIRGVIKQLQDNGFTFEGFNCVFSSNIPVGSGLSSSAALECGMIFGIKSLFDLKIEKVDISLLGQKAEHWVGINCGIMDQFSSVHGLENKVIKLDCNTLDFEYHNADFKDYSLILLDSNVKHSLFTSEYNTRRIECEEGLAIIKSHFPEVKSFRDASEEQVLSLKDKMTEKVFSRVHFVVKEINRVIKACEALDQGNIELLGELLFETHYGLSQEYEVSCEELDFLVDTAKEDHAIIGSRLMGGGFGGCTINLVKKGYENEVKSKFSKLYLDTFGIELKFYDVKISNGTTLL from the coding sequence ATGAATGATATTTTAATACAAAACACCGTTGCATTTTTTGAGAAATCTTTCGGATCTTCTCCGCAGAAAACGGTACTTTCTCCAGGAAGAATCAATATTATCGGAGAACATGTTGACTACAATGACGGTTATGTTTTACCAGCAGCAATTGACAAAGTAATTTGTTTTGCTTTTGAAAAAAACAACACCAATACCTCTAAAATTATCGCTATTGATTTAAACGAAGAATTTGAAATCGACTTAACTCAGGAAGTTAAATTGAGTGATGTGGTTTGGACAAATTATATTCGAGGCGTAATCAAACAACTGCAGGATAACGGATTTACTTTTGAAGGTTTCAACTGTGTTTTCAGCAGTAATATTCCGGTTGGTTCTGGATTGTCCTCTTCTGCAGCTTTAGAATGCGGCATGATTTTCGGAATCAAATCTCTTTTTGATTTAAAGATTGAAAAAGTAGATATTTCTTTATTAGGACAAAAAGCAGAACATTGGGTTGGAATCAACTGCGGAATTATGGATCAGTTTTCAAGCGTTCATGGTTTAGAAAACAAAGTAATCAAATTAGACTGCAACACTTTAGATTTTGAATATCACAATGCCGACTTTAAAGACTATTCTTTGATTTTATTGGATTCTAATGTAAAACATTCCCTTTTTACTTCAGAATACAATACCAGAAGAATTGAATGTGAAGAAGGATTAGCCATCATAAAAAGTCATTTTCCAGAAGTAAAAAGTTTTAGAGATGCTTCAGAAGAGCAAGTTCTAAGTCTTAAAGATAAAATGACTGAAAAAGTTTTCAGCAGAGTTCATTTTGTTGTTAAAGAAATTAACCGAGTTATCAAAGCCTGCGAAGCTTTGGATCAAGGAAATATTGAACTTTTAGGAGAATTACTTTTTGAAACACACTACGGTTTATCGCAAGAATATGAAGTAAGCTGCGAAGAATTAGATTTCTTAGTAGATACTGCAAAAGAAGACCATGCTATTATCGGTTCTCGACTTATGGGAGGCGGTTTTGGTGGCTGCACCATCAATTTAGTTAAAAAAGGATATGAAAATGAGGTTAAAAGTAAGTTTTCGAAACTTTATTTAGATACATTTGGAATTGAATTAAAATTCTATGATGTAAAAATCTCAAACGGAACAACATTACTTTAA